A window of Ketobacter sp. MCCC 1A13808 contains these coding sequences:
- a CDS encoding EAL domain-containing protein, translating to MALTSALLVVVFIIFMLASHYSAQLQLNEMGKDRTQRYVEQLDALLDRKAHRMEAVARILVQIEGVEAAIRSGNKDDIQQRIAPYWETLREESAVNSAVVFSPTDEVLLWQGDPRIPPGMLEKFRIDWQPRSALACFDTCELYVVVPLELPGWGRGMVVYSAYLDQIIQHFHAISKARVALAVRRNQSQLDNNEHYLINWGSEILTASVMTKDIPLLVELANQYSRADVFNGLQIARDKRSYEIVLRPLQGAVFPRQGEVYLISDITAEMTQHETLQRNGLIFALVGLVFAEVVLLTTLWGPLNRLRIMASVLPLLATQKFTYIRKELNALQRDIPFSDESDILNSSALRLSHLLEELQSELHTRAEQLEKKTDDLQAEKQFVQSILDTAHALIITQDRTGCISMANHHCGSITGYDTTELVGKSFFWLLPHNEQLPDLRFQLNELVNGFRNELHHESAVVRKDGTTVYMAWHHSLLPNVKEQNQILSIALDISERKEAEERLGWLASHDPLTGLFNRRRFGEELQKSISHAKRYDRIGAILFFDLDQFKDVNDTSGHKVGDELLRRVSERLSIEARDSDQIFRLGGDEFAMLLREVEVDAVGKVASRLCDALASVEVLGNGRVHRVSTSIGIALFPHHGEFVDDLVANADIAMYQAKTSGRNGWHIYSPDEHDRERTHERVYWNEKVKEALATDGLNVVFQPIQNIEENRLSHFEALLRVFDEEGQPLPTFKFIQSAENSGLIQDVDLKVIDKVLLRKQVLERAGVDAVFAINLSGVSFRNPDLYDEIAHKFKFYNVNPAEIIFEITETSAVEDAVSTAQKMRDIKKLGCKFALDDFGVGFSSLYHIKQLPIDMVKIDGSFIRHLPEEPEDQALVRAVVEVSRVFGLVTVAEFVENESILEVLMLLGVDYAQGYHISKPEPFDVIWPDQRVNLETGTSISDSKSRRGK from the coding sequence TTGGCTCTAACCAGCGCGTTGCTTGTCGTTGTGTTCATTATTTTTATGCTGGCCTCCCACTATTCCGCTCAGTTACAGCTAAATGAAATGGGCAAAGACCGTACCCAGCGTTATGTTGAACAATTAGATGCCCTGCTGGACAGAAAAGCTCACCGGATGGAGGCGGTGGCCCGTATTCTGGTGCAAATTGAAGGGGTCGAAGCGGCCATCCGCAGCGGCAACAAAGATGACATTCAGCAGCGTATTGCACCCTATTGGGAGACGCTGCGGGAGGAAAGCGCGGTAAATTCAGCCGTGGTGTTTTCACCAACTGATGAGGTTTTACTGTGGCAGGGTGATCCTAGGATACCGCCCGGCATGCTTGAAAAATTTCGCATCGATTGGCAGCCTCGTTCTGCGTTAGCCTGTTTCGATACCTGTGAACTGTATGTGGTTGTGCCATTGGAGCTGCCTGGCTGGGGCAGGGGGATGGTGGTATACAGTGCCTATCTGGATCAGATCATTCAGCATTTCCATGCCATTTCCAAGGCGCGAGTCGCACTGGCCGTGCGCCGTAATCAATCCCAGTTGGATAATAACGAGCACTATCTTATTAATTGGGGCAGCGAAATACTGACGGCTTCGGTAATGACAAAGGATATTCCGTTACTGGTTGAATTGGCGAATCAGTACAGTCGCGCAGACGTATTTAACGGCTTACAGATCGCGCGCGACAAACGATCCTATGAAATTGTTTTACGCCCATTACAGGGCGCGGTATTTCCGCGTCAGGGCGAAGTGTATCTGATTTCCGATATCACTGCTGAAATGACGCAGCACGAAACCCTGCAGCGTAACGGCTTAATCTTTGCCCTGGTCGGACTGGTGTTTGCGGAAGTGGTGTTGTTGACTACGTTATGGGGACCGCTTAATCGGCTGAGGATTATGGCCTCGGTTTTGCCCCTGCTGGCAACGCAAAAATTCACCTATATACGGAAGGAACTAAATGCTTTGCAGCGGGACATTCCGTTTTCAGATGAGAGCGATATTCTGAATAGCTCAGCGTTGCGGCTTTCCCATTTACTGGAGGAACTGCAATCGGAATTGCACACCCGTGCCGAGCAACTGGAGAAAAAGACCGACGACCTGCAAGCTGAAAAGCAATTTGTGCAGAGCATTTTGGACACGGCCCATGCCTTGATCATCACACAGGATCGCACCGGGTGTATATCCATGGCCAATCACCATTGTGGGTCGATAACCGGCTACGATACTACGGAGCTGGTGGGAAAATCTTTTTTCTGGCTATTACCCCATAACGAGCAATTGCCGGATTTACGCTTCCAGTTGAATGAGTTAGTGAACGGTTTTCGTAATGAATTGCATCATGAGTCCGCAGTAGTAAGAAAGGATGGCACCACAGTTTATATGGCCTGGCACCATTCTTTATTGCCCAATGTAAAGGAACAAAACCAGATACTCAGTATTGCGCTGGATATCAGTGAACGGAAAGAAGCAGAAGAACGTTTAGGGTGGCTGGCCTCCCATGATCCGCTTACCGGCTTGTTCAATCGTCGCCGCTTTGGGGAGGAGTTGCAAAAATCCATTTCTCATGCCAAACGCTATGATCGCATTGGCGCTATTTTGTTTTTTGATCTGGATCAGTTCAAGGATGTAAACGACACCAGTGGGCATAAGGTGGGTGACGAATTGCTGCGAAGAGTGTCTGAACGCTTGTCTATCGAAGCACGTGATTCAGATCAGATTTTCCGGTTAGGAGGCGATGAGTTTGCAATGTTGCTGCGTGAAGTCGAGGTTGATGCAGTAGGCAAAGTCGCATCGCGATTATGCGACGCGCTGGCCAGTGTCGAGGTGCTGGGCAATGGTCGCGTTCACCGGGTATCGACCAGCATTGGCATTGCGTTGTTTCCGCATCATGGCGAATTTGTTGATGATTTGGTGGCTAACGCGGATATAGCGATGTACCAGGCCAAAACTTCCGGTCGTAATGGCTGGCATATCTATTCACCGGATGAACATGATCGTGAGCGTACTCATGAACGGGTGTACTGGAACGAAAAGGTAAAAGAGGCGCTGGCCACTGACGGTTTGAATGTCGTATTCCAGCCGATTCAGAATATAGAAGAAAATCGGCTTTCCCATTTCGAAGCGTTGTTAAGGGTTTTTGATGAGGAGGGGCAACCGCTTCCTACCTTCAAGTTCATCCAATCAGCCGAAAACTCGGGATTGATTCAGGATGTGGATCTTAAAGTGATCGATAAGGTGTTGTTGCGCAAACAGGTGTTGGAGCGGGCCGGTGTCGATGCGGTGTTTGCGATTAATTTATCCGGTGTATCTTTCCGCAATCCGGACTTGTACGATGAGATTGCACACAAGTTCAAATTCTATAACGTAAATCCGGCTGAAATTATTTTTGAAATTACTGAAACCTCTGCTGTGGAGGACGCTGTTTCTACCGCGCAGAAAATGCGGGATATCAAAAAGCTCGGCTGCAAGTTTGCATTGGATGATTTTGGTGTCGGTTTTTCTTCGCTGTATCATATAAAACAGCTGCCAATTGATATGGTAAAGATCGACGGTTCCTTTATCCGTCATCTGCCGGAAGAACCCGAAGATCAGGC
- the hda gene encoding DnaA regulatory inactivator Hda encodes MSDTAHPQLALHLSRKPNSDFKNFIETGNEQILSRLKQVAQARDRLHQYPDSKPDWLYLWGGEQTGKSHLLLATCQLAEQSGQRVFFLDAAQARDLSTSLLTGVSEFDLVVVDDLDCMRGHGQWQEALFHLYNQLKDRGHALLVASEAPPQQIQLSLPDLISRLSAMEIYQLTALDDAGRADALESMARQRGFSVSEDVATYILNRSGRDLNSLKAVIERLDLQSLQEKRLITIPFVKKVMGW; translated from the coding sequence ATGAGTGACACTGCCCATCCGCAGCTTGCGTTACATTTATCGCGCAAGCCCAATTCAGATTTCAAAAATTTTATCGAAACCGGCAATGAGCAAATCCTGTCCCGTCTGAAGCAGGTGGCGCAAGCGCGAGACCGCTTGCATCAATATCCGGACAGCAAGCCGGATTGGCTGTATCTGTGGGGCGGCGAGCAAACCGGAAAAAGTCATTTGCTGCTGGCAACCTGTCAGTTAGCCGAACAAAGCGGCCAGAGGGTGTTCTTCCTGGATGCAGCACAGGCCCGAGATCTGTCAACAAGCTTACTTACCGGCGTCAGCGAATTCGACCTGGTGGTGGTGGATGATCTGGATTGTATGCGCGGCCATGGTCAATGGCAGGAAGCTCTGTTCCACCTGTACAACCAATTAAAAGACCGGGGTCACGCGCTGCTCGTTGCCTCTGAAGCACCGCCCCAGCAAATACAACTGTCATTACCAGATCTGATCTCCCGCCTCAGCGCTATGGAAATTTATCAATTAACGGCGCTGGACGATGCCGGTAGGGCGGATGCGCTGGAGTCGATGGCACGACAGCGGGGGTTTTCTGTTTCCGAAGACGTGGCCACCTATATCCTCAATCGCTCCGGCCGCGATCTGAACTCGCTGAAAGCCGTCATAGAACGCCTGGATCTGCAGTCCTTGCAGGAAAAACGCCTGATCACAATTCCATTTGTGAAAAAGGTCATGGGTTGGTAG
- a CDS encoding DUF2066 domain-containing protein, with amino-acid sequence MIRIHVLFRALIGCLVWVSVSSVVLAVEVKDLYQASVPVADRTVKARSTAVINGFLDVLVKVSGSSLIAQQDVIREARSNAERFVVQFGYETREMPAAEEGARPVERTYLNVKYDVAAINQYLRRNGYPIWSSNRPSLTLWLAYDNGRGRKLVGGSAQQNLQALAMVHASRRGLPITFPKYDTRDLSRVSSGDVWGLFTDPVIAASERYQSNAVALVKMNNSGGIVNLNSVVVIDGQEQWWEHSSASLDEAVSDLVDQLADRVGGYYAVVSSQDLGQQVLLDVSGVRNLDDFAGLGEYLNGLIAVRYSFPETVQGAQVRYLVTLENNMQTLVQSFRLDNKLIPVEAPKPVKLSSGESRPLTTSASAMGAATVDESAATADPERITPSASDQGPVEPGVPTVPAPEPTLPVIYYQWQG; translated from the coding sequence ATGATTAGAATTCATGTTTTGTTCAGGGCCCTGATCGGTTGCCTCGTCTGGGTGTCGGTATCCTCTGTGGTATTGGCTGTCGAAGTTAAAGATTTGTATCAGGCGTCCGTGCCAGTGGCGGATCGTACCGTGAAGGCACGCAGTACGGCCGTCATTAACGGGTTTCTGGACGTTCTGGTGAAAGTCAGTGGTTCGTCGCTGATTGCGCAGCAAGACGTGATTCGCGAGGCGCGCAGTAACGCTGAACGTTTTGTTGTGCAATTTGGCTATGAAACCCGCGAAATGCCCGCAGCGGAAGAAGGTGCGCGCCCGGTCGAACGCACGTATTTGAACGTCAAATACGATGTGGCTGCCATAAACCAATACCTGCGCAGAAACGGCTACCCAATTTGGTCCAGCAATCGCCCCAGCCTGACGCTATGGCTGGCTTATGACAACGGCAGAGGGCGCAAACTAGTGGGCGGCTCTGCGCAGCAAAACCTACAGGCACTGGCAATGGTGCATGCATCCCGCCGTGGCCTACCCATCACCTTTCCGAAATACGATACCAGAGATCTGTCCCGGGTCAGCTCCGGCGATGTCTGGGGGCTGTTTACCGACCCGGTTATTGCGGCTTCAGAACGTTATCAGTCGAACGCGGTCGCGTTGGTGAAAATGAACAATAGTGGCGGCATCGTAAACCTGAATTCCGTGGTGGTGATCGATGGCCAGGAGCAATGGTGGGAGCACTCATCAGCATCCCTCGATGAAGCTGTATCGGATTTGGTGGATCAACTGGCCGATCGCGTGGGGGGCTATTACGCGGTGGTTTCGTCTCAGGATCTTGGCCAGCAGGTCCTGCTGGATGTGAGTGGAGTGCGTAATCTAGACGATTTTGCCGGGCTCGGTGAGTATCTGAACGGCTTGATTGCGGTTCGGTACAGTTTTCCGGAAACAGTTCAAGGCGCTCAAGTGCGCTACCTTGTGACGCTGGAAAATAATATGCAAACGTTGGTGCAGAGTTTTCGTCTGGACAACAAGTTGATCCCGGTGGAGGCACCGAAACCCGTTAAGCTGAGCAGTGGTGAGTCGCGTCCGTTAACGACTTCTGCCAGTGCAATGGGGGCTGCCACTGTAGATGAATCAGCGGCTACCGCAGACCCAGAGCGCATCACTCCTAGTGCTAGCGATCAGGGCCCAGTGGAACCGGGGGTGCCGACGGTGCCGGCGCCTGAACCCACTCTGCCGGTAATTTATTACCAGTGGCAGGGTTAA